One segment of Phaeacidiphilus oryzae TH49 DNA contains the following:
- a CDS encoding MFS transporter, giving the protein MPAPRAGRREWTGLAVLLLPLLLVSMDVSVLYFAVPFISRDLRPSATQQLWIMDMYGFVLAGLVLTMGSIGDRIGRRRLLLAGAAAFGAASVGAAYSGSAEMLIVMRALLGLGGATLMPSTVALVRNMFHDPKQRATAIAIWTGAMTGGVALGPVLSGLLLEHFWWGSVFLINLPAMVLLVVLAPLLVPEFRNPRAGRFDLAGSALSLGAVLPAIYGIKRGAAEGWDGYAWGALATGLVVGALFVRRQRTARHPMVDRLVLRARGFAAGLTVNSVAMFAMIGFVMFTTQYLQSVRGYSPLGAALWAVAPSVVVGAAAPVAAQVARRTGRTAVIAGGFAVSAAGYGLMATVGVEAPLWRALVFLTVGSVGVIAVTTQVMDMALTEVPAERSGTAGALMETGSEFAGALGMALLGSLGTAVYRGRVEVSGSLPGPVRGAVRETLPDALAVASRLPGGAGAGVRAAARSAFMDGLHVAALGAGGAMVVGLAVTLLALRGRSAS; this is encoded by the coding sequence TTGCCCGCGCCCCGGGCGGGGCGGCGGGAGTGGACCGGGCTGGCGGTGCTGCTGCTGCCGCTGCTGCTGGTCTCGATGGACGTCTCGGTGCTGTACTTCGCCGTCCCGTTCATCAGCCGGGACCTGCGGCCCAGCGCCACCCAGCAGCTCTGGATCATGGACATGTACGGCTTCGTGCTGGCCGGCCTCGTCCTCACGATGGGCTCGATCGGCGACCGGATCGGGCGGCGGCGCCTGCTGCTGGCCGGCGCGGCGGCGTTCGGGGCGGCCTCGGTGGGGGCGGCGTACTCGGGCAGCGCGGAGATGCTGATCGTGATGCGGGCGCTGCTCGGACTCGGCGGGGCGACGCTGATGCCGTCCACGGTGGCGCTGGTGCGGAACATGTTCCACGACCCGAAGCAGCGGGCCACCGCGATCGCCATCTGGACCGGGGCGATGACGGGCGGGGTGGCGCTCGGGCCGGTGCTCTCCGGGCTGCTGCTGGAGCACTTCTGGTGGGGGTCGGTGTTCCTGATCAACCTGCCGGCCATGGTGCTGCTGGTGGTGCTGGCGCCGCTGCTGGTACCGGAGTTCAGGAATCCCCGGGCCGGGCGGTTCGACCTGGCGGGCTCCGCGCTGTCGCTGGGCGCGGTGCTGCCCGCGATCTACGGGATCAAGCGGGGCGCGGCCGAGGGCTGGGACGGGTACGCCTGGGGCGCGCTGGCGACCGGGCTCGTGGTCGGGGCGCTGTTCGTCCGCCGGCAGCGGACCGCGCGGCACCCGATGGTCGACCGGCTCGTGCTGCGGGCGCGAGGGTTCGCGGCGGGACTCACCGTCAACTCGGTCGCGATGTTCGCGATGATCGGCTTCGTCATGTTCACCACGCAGTACCTGCAGTCGGTGCGCGGGTACAGCCCGCTGGGGGCGGCGCTGTGGGCGGTGGCGCCCTCGGTGGTGGTCGGCGCGGCGGCGCCGGTCGCGGCGCAGGTGGCCCGGCGGACCGGGCGGACCGCGGTGATCGCGGGCGGGTTCGCCGTCTCGGCGGCGGGCTACGGGCTGATGGCCACGGTGGGGGTGGAGGCGCCGCTGTGGCGGGCGCTGGTGTTCCTGACCGTGGGGTCGGTGGGCGTCATCGCGGTCACCACCCAGGTGATGGACATGGCGCTGACCGAGGTCCCGGCCGAGCGGTCCGGAACGGCGGGGGCGCTGATGGAGACCGGGTCGGAGTTCGCGGGGGCGCTGGGGATGGCCCTGCTGGGCTCGCTGGGAACGGCGGTGTACCGGGGCCGGGTGGAGGTGTCCGGGTCGCTGCCGGGACCGGTGCGCGGAGCGGTCCGGGAGACTCTGCCGGACGCGCTGGCGGTGGCCTCGCGGTTGCCGGGCGGGGCCGGCGCGGGGGTCCGGGCGGCGGCCCGATCGGCGTTCATGGACGGCCTGCATGTGGCCGCGCTGGGCGCGGGGGGCGCGATGGTGGTGGGGCTGGCGGTGACGCTGCTGGCGCTGCGCGGGCGCTCGGCGTCCTAG
- a CDS encoding prenyltransferase/squalene oxidase repeat-containing protein: MVKTVRPRAAALAAAVGAMGALALATPSTAPAAPAGSTGPAAPAGAAPADATSSAATAGAGTGTGTGLYGLASPDQDGVERQSLALLALDSQHITPSASAVRWLTAQQCENGGWTAYRPEPGTAACPAGVESTTATAAAIQALSALGGHQHAVDQAVDWLRRTQAADGTWADLPDAPHAHGAAAATAAANSALRAARLDPRQVRPVLGTGTGIGVGVGVGTGTETGTGGGSSGGSSSSPSATAGDGGEGGGAGGGGNAPNAYDALHSFQLGTTVPSSQRGAFADLSTLRSSPGHAPPPDDALTARAALPIGGGYLPLTGRAENTAPAAYAASYLSTRIRAGGEHLDLPGSSPAQPDYASTAYAVLSLAHAGRPADARDAMDWLASHADDWTSSTADPTSALSLLVLTADATDLNPRDLGGGDRLAALLAQGPRPAATPSAPVRPAETASPRRAEDSVSTLWWIVGLAATAAIAAPLLRRYSRPRRH; the protein is encoded by the coding sequence ATGGTCAAGACAGTGCGGCCGCGTGCCGCCGCGCTCGCCGCCGCGGTCGGCGCGATGGGCGCGCTCGCCCTGGCGACCCCGTCCACCGCCCCCGCCGCCCCGGCCGGTTCGACCGGACCCGCGGCGCCCGCCGGCGCGGCCCCGGCAGACGCGACCTCGTCCGCCGCCACCGCCGGTGCGGGCACCGGCACCGGCACCGGCCTCTACGGCCTGGCCTCCCCCGACCAGGACGGCGTCGAGCGCCAGTCGCTCGCCCTCCTCGCGCTCGACTCGCAGCACATCACCCCGTCCGCCTCGGCGGTCCGCTGGCTGACCGCCCAGCAGTGCGAGAACGGCGGCTGGACGGCGTACCGCCCGGAACCGGGGACAGCGGCCTGCCCGGCCGGCGTCGAGTCCACCACCGCGACCGCCGCCGCCATCCAGGCCCTGTCCGCGCTCGGCGGCCACCAGCACGCGGTGGACCAGGCCGTCGACTGGCTGCGCCGCACCCAGGCCGCGGACGGCACCTGGGCCGACCTCCCGGACGCGCCGCACGCCCACGGTGCCGCGGCGGCCACCGCCGCCGCGAACAGCGCCCTGCGCGCGGCACGCCTCGACCCGCGCCAGGTCCGGCCCGTCCTCGGAACCGGAACCGGCATCGGCGTCGGCGTCGGCGTCGGCACGGGCACAGAGACAGGCACGGGCGGCGGCAGCAGCGGCGGCAGCAGCAGCAGCCCGAGCGCGACCGCCGGCGACGGCGGCGAGGGCGGCGGCGCCGGCGGCGGCGGGAACGCCCCCAACGCCTACGACGCCCTCCACTCCTTCCAGTTGGGCACCACCGTGCCCAGCAGCCAGCGCGGGGCCTTCGCCGACCTCTCCACCCTCCGCAGCAGCCCCGGCCACGCCCCGCCCCCGGACGACGCCCTCACCGCGCGGGCGGCCCTGCCCATCGGCGGCGGCTACCTCCCGCTCACCGGCCGCGCCGAGAACACCGCGCCGGCCGCGTACGCCGCCTCCTACCTCAGCACCCGGATCCGGGCCGGCGGCGAGCACCTCGACCTCCCCGGCAGCAGCCCCGCCCAGCCCGACTACGCGTCGACCGCCTACGCGGTGCTGTCCCTCGCCCACGCCGGCCGCCCGGCGGACGCCCGGGACGCGATGGACTGGCTGGCCTCCCACGCCGACGACTGGACGTCCAGCACCGCCGACCCCACCTCGGCGCTCTCGCTCCTCGTGCTGACCGCGGACGCCACCGACCTCAACCCCCGCGACCTGGGCGGCGGCGACCGGCTGGCCGCGCTGCTCGCGCAGGGGCCGCGGCCGGCGGCGACGCCCTCGGCCCCGGTCCGCCCCGCCGAGACGGCGTCCCCGCGGCGGGCCGAGGACAGCGTCTCCACCCTCTGGTGGATCGTCGGCCTGGCGGCGACGGCGGCCATCGCGGCCCCCCTGCTGCGCCGCTACTCCCGCCCCCGGCGGCACTGA
- a CDS encoding MBL fold metallo-hydrolase encodes MDADAAPVTPVSAEERSAWRNRVRPPVRSVGGGVWAVPVPIPDNPLQYTLVYLLESDRGPVLVDTGWDSPDCYDILADGIAATGASVSDVHGILVTHYHPDHHGLSGRVRAESGAWIGMHAAEAQVVRAMRTIPEAEWGRRMLEHLRHAGLPEDYADALRSLRGRPGRSGRSRHTAGSGAGSAAGADAEAVSDTEGGFPEEQFHGSGGAEEPALDRDLVNALPDRELVHSEQAGVPGRDVRVVWTPGHTPGHVCLHLTDGDRTRLLTGDHLLPTISPQISLYPDDAGENSDPPPGSRMGSSGGDPLGDFLDSLERIAALDPHEVLPAHQYRFTGAPARVRELLEHHAHRLAELHAALRAKPLTQWECAQAMTWNRPWAELSFFSRHMALSEAAAHLRRLVKTGLAEQIPEAQPFLYRAL; translated from the coding sequence GTGGACGCAGACGCAGCCCCGGTGACCCCCGTGTCCGCCGAGGAGCGGAGCGCCTGGCGGAACCGCGTACGCCCGCCGGTGCGGTCGGTCGGCGGCGGGGTGTGGGCGGTGCCCGTCCCGATCCCGGACAACCCCCTCCAGTACACCCTCGTCTACCTGCTGGAGAGCGACCGCGGCCCGGTGCTGGTCGACACCGGCTGGGACTCGCCGGACTGCTACGACATCCTGGCCGACGGCATCGCCGCCACCGGCGCCTCGGTCTCCGACGTCCACGGCATCCTGGTCACCCACTACCACCCCGACCACCACGGCCTCTCCGGCAGGGTGCGGGCCGAGTCCGGCGCCTGGATCGGGATGCACGCGGCCGAGGCGCAGGTGGTCCGCGCGATGCGGACGATCCCCGAGGCCGAGTGGGGCCGGCGGATGCTGGAACACCTCCGGCACGCCGGCCTCCCCGAGGACTACGCCGACGCCCTGCGCTCCCTCCGCGGCCGCCCGGGCCGGTCCGGCCGCTCCCGGCACACCGCCGGCTCGGGCGCCGGCTCGGCCGCCGGCGCGGACGCGGAGGCCGTCTCGGACACCGAGGGCGGCTTCCCCGAGGAGCAGTTCCACGGCAGCGGCGGCGCGGAGGAGCCCGCCCTCGACCGCGACCTGGTCAACGCCCTCCCCGACCGCGAGCTTGTCCACTCCGAGCAGGCCGGCGTCCCCGGCCGGGACGTCAGGGTGGTCTGGACGCCGGGGCACACCCCCGGGCACGTCTGCCTCCACCTCACCGACGGGGACCGCACCCGGCTGCTCACCGGCGACCACCTGCTGCCGACCATCTCGCCGCAGATCTCCCTCTATCCCGACGACGCCGGCGAGAACTCCGACCCTCCCCCAGGCTCTCGAATGGGCTCGAGCGGGGGGGACCCCCTCGGTGACTTCCTGGACTCCCTGGAGCGGATCGCCGCCCTCGACCCGCACGAGGTGCTGCCCGCCCACCAGTACCGCTTCACCGGCGCCCCGGCCCGGGTCCGCGAGTTGCTGGAGCACCACGCCCACCGGCTGGCCGAGCTCCACGCTGCGCTGCGCGCCAAGCCGCTCACCCAGTGGGAGTGCGCCCAGGCGATGACCTGGAACCGGCCGTGGGCCGAACTCTCCTTCTTCTCCCGGCACATGGCGCTCTCCGAGGCCGCCGCCCACCTCCGCAGGCTGGTCAAGACCGGCCTCGCCGAGCAGATCCCGGAGGCTCAGCCGTTCCTCTACCGGGCGCTCTGA
- a CDS encoding aldehyde dehydrogenase codes for MAELLEKDRLFIGGEWVAPQGGEVIEVVSPHTEKVFGRVPHASRADVDRAVAAARKAFDEGPWPRMPLAERLAVITRIKDGLAARAEELARLISSENGSPISFSLMAQGFGPVMIWDTYLQVARDHAFQERRDGVLGPILVRREPAGVVAAVVPWNVPQFTAAAKLAPALAAGCTAVLKPSPEAPLDSYLLAEVVAEAGLPEGVLSILPADREVSEYLVGHPGVDKVSFTGSVAAGKRIMEVAARNLTRVTLELGGKSAAVLLPDADLDAAVTTLMGASYMNNGQACVAQTRVLVPASRYEEIAERMVAAVGELTVGDPLDDATKIGPLVAQRQQKRSLDYIRLGQEEGAKVLTGGGVPSSQPTGWYVEPTLLGGVDNRMRVAREEIFGPVVGLIPYADEAEALRIANDSEYGLSGSVWTADVRKGIEFASRVRTGTISVNTFSLDFRGPFGGFKNSGLGREFGPEGLAAYLEDKTVNLPQGWTDSE; via the coding sequence ATGGCCGAACTACTGGAGAAGGACCGGCTGTTCATAGGCGGCGAGTGGGTCGCCCCGCAGGGCGGGGAGGTCATCGAGGTCGTCTCCCCGCACACCGAGAAGGTCTTCGGAAGGGTGCCGCACGCCTCGCGGGCGGACGTGGACCGGGCGGTGGCGGCCGCCCGAAAGGCCTTCGACGAGGGGCCGTGGCCGCGGATGCCGCTGGCGGAGCGGCTCGCGGTGATCACCCGGATCAAGGACGGACTCGCCGCCCGCGCCGAGGAGTTGGCCCGGCTGATCAGCTCCGAGAACGGCTCGCCGATCTCCTTCTCACTGATGGCGCAGGGCTTCGGCCCGGTGATGATCTGGGACACCTACCTCCAGGTCGCCCGGGACCACGCGTTCCAGGAGCGGCGCGACGGCGTCCTCGGACCGATCCTGGTGCGCCGGGAGCCGGCGGGCGTGGTGGCGGCCGTGGTGCCGTGGAACGTACCGCAGTTCACGGCGGCGGCGAAGCTGGCGCCCGCGCTGGCGGCGGGCTGCACGGCGGTGCTGAAGCCCTCGCCGGAGGCGCCGCTGGACTCCTATCTGCTGGCCGAGGTGGTGGCGGAGGCCGGGCTGCCGGAGGGCGTGCTGTCCATCCTGCCGGCGGACCGGGAGGTCAGCGAGTACCTGGTCGGGCATCCCGGGGTGGACAAGGTCTCCTTCACCGGCTCGGTGGCCGCGGGCAAGCGGATCATGGAGGTGGCCGCGCGCAACCTCACCCGGGTGACGCTGGAGCTGGGCGGCAAGTCGGCGGCGGTGCTGCTGCCGGACGCCGACCTGGACGCGGCGGTCACCACCCTGATGGGGGCCTCCTACATGAACAACGGGCAGGCCTGCGTCGCGCAGACCCGGGTGCTGGTGCCGGCCTCGCGGTACGAGGAGATCGCGGAGCGGATGGTCGCGGCCGTCGGCGAGTTGACGGTCGGTGACCCGCTGGACGACGCCACGAAGATCGGGCCGCTGGTCGCACAGCGGCAGCAGAAGCGGTCGCTGGACTACATCCGGCTCGGGCAGGAGGAGGGCGCCAAGGTCCTCACCGGCGGCGGCGTCCCCAGCTCGCAGCCGACGGGGTGGTACGTCGAGCCGACGCTGCTGGGCGGCGTCGACAACCGGATGCGGGTGGCCCGGGAGGAGATCTTCGGGCCGGTCGTCGGGCTGATCCCGTACGCGGACGAGGCGGAGGCGCTGCGGATCGCCAACGACTCGGAGTACGGGCTCTCCGGGAGCGTGTGGACGGCGGACGTGCGGAAGGGCATCGAGTTCGCGTCGCGGGTGCGGACCGGGACGATCTCCGTCAACACCTTCAGCCTGGACTTCCGCGGGCCGTTCGGCGGCTTCAAGAACTCCGGTCTGGGAAGGGAGTTCGGGCCGGAGGGGCTCGCGGCGTACCTTGAGGACAAGACGGTCAACCTGCCGCAGGGATGGACGGATTCGGAATGA
- a CDS encoding ferredoxin, translating into MTDRWRVEVDRSLCIGSGLCAATAAGEFSLDSARQSRPVAPEVDASEAVLEAAEGCPAEAITLRVAGTDEAVFPPAE; encoded by the coding sequence ATGACGGATCGCTGGAGGGTCGAGGTCGACCGGTCGCTGTGCATCGGCTCGGGGCTGTGCGCGGCGACCGCGGCGGGGGAGTTCTCGCTGGACTCGGCGCGGCAGTCGCGGCCGGTCGCGCCGGAGGTCGACGCGAGCGAGGCGGTCCTGGAGGCGGCCGAGGGCTGCCCGGCCGAAGCGATCACGCTCCGCGTGGCCGGCACCGACGAGGCGGTCTTCCCCCCGGCGGAGTAG
- a CDS encoding TetR family transcriptional regulator: protein MQNLQRATRTPPLTERQEARRRRILHTAAQLASRGGFDAVQMREVAENSGVALGTLYRYFPSKVHLLVATMQDQLELMLDQIRKHPPTAKEPSARVAETLMRAFRALQREPQLAEAMVRSLTFADRSVSAEVDQVSRITTTIIVDAMGLDRAPTREQLSAIRVIEHTWHSALVTWLSGRASIAQVRVDLETVCRLLTLD, encoded by the coding sequence ATGCAGAACCTGCAGCGTGCAACGCGAACGCCGCCGCTGACGGAGCGGCAGGAGGCGCGGCGCAGGCGCATCCTCCACACCGCCGCGCAGCTGGCGTCGCGCGGCGGGTTCGACGCGGTGCAGATGCGGGAGGTCGCCGAGAACTCCGGGGTGGCGCTGGGCACCCTCTACCGCTACTTCCCCTCCAAGGTGCATCTGCTGGTCGCGACCATGCAGGACCAGCTGGAGCTGATGCTCGACCAGATCCGCAAGCACCCGCCGACGGCGAAGGAGCCGAGCGCGCGGGTCGCGGAGACGCTGATGCGGGCCTTCCGCGCGCTGCAGCGGGAGCCGCAGCTGGCCGAGGCGATGGTCAGGTCGCTGACCTTCGCGGACCGCTCGGTCTCCGCGGAGGTGGACCAGGTCTCCCGGATCACCACGACGATCATCGTGGACGCGATGGGCCTGGACCGGGCGCCGACCCGCGAGCAGCTGTCCGCGATCCGGGTCATCGAGCACACCTGGCACTCGGCGCTGGTCACCTGGCTCTCCGGGCGCGCGTCCATCGCGCAGGTCCGCGTCGACCTGGAGACGGTCTGCCGCCTGCTGACGCTGGATTGA
- a CDS encoding glycosyltransferase family 4 protein, protein MFAPVQLPRCPSATPGPLGPAPGAVELVLDYPGRDLQREGPTVTVRAESERAAERADRPLRIALLSYKGNPFCGGQGVYVRHLSRELARLGHSVDVIGAQPYPVLDDVSDAPGSVRLVELPSLDLYRQPDPFRTPALSEFRDAIDLLEVATMWTGGFPEPLTFSLRARRHLARHRGRYDVVHDNQTLGYGLLDVERHGFPLVTTIHHPITVDRELELAAARASGSLRKRFGVRRWYGFTRMQKRVARCLGSVVTVSGSSAREITEHLGVHPSRVHVVPIGADVDLWSPDPSVPVVPGRIVTTSSADVPLKGLVHLVEALAKVRTEREAHLVVVGKSREKGPVAEAIRRLGLEKQITFRSGISDDEFVDLVRSAEVACVPSLYEGFSLPAAEAMATGTPLVATTGGAIPEVAGPDGETCLAVPPGDAGALAAALGRLLDDPGLRARIGAAGRSRVLERFTWKRAAELTVERYRAAIATGDGRRAREGAGWRYV, encoded by the coding sequence ATGTTTGCGCCTGTTCAGCTCCCGCGCTGCCCCTCGGCTACCCCTGGCCCGTTGGGGCCTGCTCCCGGAGCGGTGGAACTTGTTCTAGATTACCCTGGCCGGGATCTCCAGCGAGAGGGGCCGACCGTGACCGTACGCGCGGAGAGCGAGCGCGCAGCAGAGCGGGCCGACCGGCCGTTGCGGATCGCGCTGCTCTCCTATAAGGGGAATCCTTTCTGCGGGGGCCAGGGGGTGTACGTACGCCACCTCTCCCGCGAACTGGCCCGGCTCGGGCATTCGGTGGACGTGATCGGCGCCCAGCCCTACCCCGTCCTGGACGACGTCTCGGACGCGCCCGGCTCGGTGCGCCTGGTCGAGCTCCCCAGCCTGGACCTCTACCGCCAGCCCGACCCCTTCCGGACGCCCGCGCTCAGCGAGTTCCGGGACGCGATCGACCTCCTGGAGGTCGCCACCATGTGGACCGGCGGCTTCCCCGAGCCGCTGACCTTCTCCCTCCGCGCCCGCCGCCACCTGGCCAGGCACCGCGGCCGGTACGACGTGGTCCACGACAACCAGACCCTGGGCTACGGCCTCCTCGACGTAGAGCGCCACGGCTTCCCGCTGGTCACCACGATCCACCACCCGATCACCGTGGACCGGGAGTTGGAGCTGGCCGCCGCCCGGGCGAGCGGCAGCCTGCGGAAGCGCTTCGGGGTACGCCGCTGGTACGGCTTCACCCGGATGCAGAAGCGGGTGGCCCGCTGCCTCGGCTCGGTGGTCACCGTCTCCGGCAGCTCGGCGCGGGAGATCACCGAGCATCTGGGCGTCCACCCGAGCCGGGTGCACGTCGTGCCGATCGGGGCCGACGTGGACCTGTGGTCGCCGGACCCCTCCGTTCCGGTCGTCCCCGGGCGGATCGTCACCACCTCCAGCGCCGACGTCCCGCTGAAGGGCCTCGTCCATCTGGTGGAGGCGCTGGCGAAGGTCAGGACCGAGCGCGAGGCGCATCTGGTGGTCGTCGGCAAGTCCCGGGAGAAGGGCCCGGTCGCGGAGGCGATCCGGCGGCTCGGGCTGGAGAAGCAGATCACCTTCCGCAGCGGGATCAGCGACGACGAGTTCGTCGACCTGGTGCGCAGCGCCGAGGTCGCCTGCGTGCCCTCCCTCTACGAGGGCTTCTCGCTGCCGGCCGCGGAGGCCATGGCCACCGGGACACCGCTGGTCGCCACCACCGGCGGGGCCATCCCCGAGGTCGCCGGGCCGGACGGGGAGACCTGCCTGGCCGTGCCGCCCGGCGACGCCGGCGCGCTGGCCGCCGCCCTCGGCCGGCTGCTCGACGACCCCGGGCTGCGGGCCCGGATCGGCGCGGCCGGCCGGTCCCGGGTGCTGGAGCGCTTCACCTGGAAGCGCGCGGCCGAGCTGACCGTGGAGCGCTACCGGGCCGCGATCGCCACCGGCGACGGGCGCCGGGCCCGCGAGGGCGCCGGCTGGCGGTACGTCTGA
- a CDS encoding class I SAM-dependent methyltransferase, with product MLTVDFSRFPLAAGDRVLDLGCGGGRHAFECYRRGARVVALDRNAEEIAEVRKWFAAMEQAGEAPAGASAIAVEGDALSLPFPDGSFDKVIISEVMEHIPDDKGVLAEMVRVLKPGGSIAITVPRYGPEKVCWALSDEYHEVEGGHIRIYRGDELVGKMREAGLAPYGTHHAHGLHSPYWWIKCAVGVDNDKALPVRAYHQLLVWDIVGKPVVGRLTRWTERALNPVIGKSFVVYATKPRTGGGAVEGSGE from the coding sequence GTGCTGACCGTGGACTTCTCCCGCTTCCCGCTCGCCGCCGGCGACCGGGTGCTCGACCTCGGCTGCGGCGGCGGCCGGCACGCCTTCGAGTGCTACCGGCGCGGGGCCCGGGTGGTCGCCCTGGACCGCAACGCCGAGGAGATCGCCGAGGTGCGGAAGTGGTTCGCGGCGATGGAGCAGGCCGGCGAGGCCCCGGCCGGCGCCTCCGCGATCGCCGTGGAGGGGGACGCCCTCTCGCTGCCCTTCCCGGACGGCAGCTTCGACAAGGTGATCATCTCCGAGGTGATGGAGCACATCCCGGACGACAAGGGCGTCCTCGCCGAGATGGTGCGGGTGCTGAAGCCCGGCGGCTCGATCGCGATCACCGTGCCGCGGTATGGGCCCGAGAAGGTCTGCTGGGCGCTCTCCGACGAGTACCACGAGGTCGAGGGCGGCCACATCCGGATCTACCGGGGCGACGAGCTGGTCGGCAAGATGCGCGAGGCCGGGCTGGCCCCGTACGGCACCCACCACGCCCACGGGCTGCACAGCCCGTACTGGTGGATCAAGTGCGCGGTGGGGGTGGACAACGACAAGGCGCTGCCGGTCCGGGCCTACCACCAGCTGCTGGTCTGGGACATCGTCGGCAAGCCGGTGGTCGGCAGGCTGACCCGATGGACCGAGCGCGCGCTCAACCCCGTGATCGGCAAGAGCTTCGTGGTCTACGCGACCAAGCCGCGAACCGGCGGCGGCGCGGTCGAGGGGAGCGGCGAGTGA
- a CDS encoding prenyltransferase/squalene oxidase repeat-containing protein, with protein sequence MPESLLLPGVLDRAQAAATVRSILAEQRPDGSIPWFTGGHLDPWDHIEAAMALDAAGEHAAAEAAYDWLLGRQNADGSWYAAYRDGRPEDRSRESNFCAYIAVGVWHHHLSTGDDAFLERAWPAVARAVEYVLALQRGDGTVAWRREEDGSTADGALLTGCSSVHHALRCALAIAEAVEEPQPDWELATGQLGHAVAAHPEYFLDKSRYSMDWYYPVLGTALRGAAAEARIKEGWDRFVVPGLGVRCVDDRPWVTGGESAELALALWAVGQADRAVTILRDIGHLRHEPDGGYWTGYVYEDSAIWPEERTTWTAGAVLLACAALGGDQATAAVFGGDHLPAGLSVGEECCAEADRG encoded by the coding sequence CTGCCGGAGAGCCTGCTGCTGCCCGGCGTCCTGGACCGGGCGCAGGCCGCCGCCACCGTCCGCTCGATCCTGGCCGAGCAGCGGCCGGACGGCTCGATACCGTGGTTCACCGGCGGGCACCTCGACCCGTGGGACCACATCGAGGCCGCGATGGCCCTGGACGCGGCCGGCGAGCACGCGGCGGCCGAGGCCGCGTACGACTGGCTGCTCGGCCGGCAGAACGCCGACGGCTCCTGGTACGCCGCCTACCGCGACGGCCGGCCGGAGGACCGCTCGCGGGAGTCCAACTTCTGCGCCTACATCGCCGTCGGTGTCTGGCACCACCACCTCAGCACCGGCGACGACGCCTTCCTGGAGCGCGCTTGGCCGGCCGTCGCCCGCGCCGTCGAGTACGTCCTCGCGCTGCAGCGCGGGGACGGCACCGTCGCCTGGCGGCGCGAGGAGGACGGCAGCACCGCCGACGGGGCACTGCTCACCGGCTGCTCCTCGGTCCACCACGCGTTGCGCTGCGCCCTGGCCATCGCCGAGGCGGTCGAGGAGCCGCAGCCGGACTGGGAGTTGGCGACCGGGCAGCTCGGGCACGCGGTGGCCGCGCACCCCGAGTACTTCCTGGACAAGTCCCGGTACTCGATGGACTGGTACTACCCGGTGCTCGGCACCGCGCTGCGCGGGGCCGCCGCGGAGGCGAGGATCAAGGAGGGCTGGGACCGGTTCGTCGTGCCCGGCCTCGGGGTCCGCTGCGTCGACGACCGGCCGTGGGTGACCGGCGGCGAGAGCGCCGAACTCGCCCTCGCCCTCTGGGCGGTGGGCCAGGCCGACCGCGCGGTGACGATCCTCCGGGACATCGGCCACCTGCGGCACGAGCCGGACGGCGGCTACTGGACCGGCTACGTCTACGAGGACTCGGCGATCTGGCCCGAGGAGCGCACCACCTGGACGGCCGGCGCGGTGCTGCTCGCCTGCGCGGCACTGGGCGGGGACCAGGCGACGGCGGCCGTCTTCGGTGGGGACCACCTGCCGGCCGGCCTCTCGGTCGGCGAGGAGTGCTGCGCCGAGGCCGACCGGGGCTGA
- a CDS encoding maleylpyruvate isomerase N-terminal domain-containing protein yields MDWLPHERYLDELGRQAEAFASTVAGADGGARVPSCPEWTLTELVGHAGGAVWWGGEIVRRRADPDLEPMRLEEPEPPKELPAAAEWLVAQAGRLSRESAEAGPDAPCWSWGDAQRTGFWARRMTHELLIHRLDAALAVGGAGPDGDGFEVAAELAADNIDEYLGALRPIARWGFSKRLAELPGEDRTVRLVATDAAGGAAEAGEARAWALRRLPDGFTAGPAPADGPADAILRAPVRSLMLLVNRRLLDGWRAAPGLRLSGDAELVQYWLDRLAFE; encoded by the coding sequence ATGGACTGGTTGCCGCATGAGCGGTATCTCGACGAGCTGGGGCGGCAGGCGGAGGCGTTCGCCTCCACCGTGGCCGGGGCGGACGGCGGGGCGCGGGTGCCGAGCTGCCCGGAGTGGACGCTGACCGAACTGGTCGGCCACGCGGGCGGGGCCGTCTGGTGGGGCGGCGAGATCGTACGGCGGCGGGCGGACCCCGACCTGGAGCCGATGAGGCTGGAGGAGCCGGAGCCGCCGAAGGAGCTGCCGGCGGCCGCGGAATGGCTGGTCGCGCAGGCCGGGCGGCTCTCCCGGGAGAGCGCCGAGGCGGGCCCCGACGCCCCCTGCTGGTCCTGGGGGGACGCCCAGCGGACCGGCTTCTGGGCCCGGCGGATGACCCACGAGCTGCTGATCCACCGTCTGGACGCGGCCCTGGCGGTGGGCGGGGCCGGTCCGGACGGGGACGGCTTCGAGGTGGCCGCGGAGCTGGCCGCGGACAACATCGACGAGTACCTGGGCGCCCTGCGGCCGATCGCCCGATGGGGCTTCAGCAAGCGGCTGGCGGAGCTGCCGGGCGAGGACCGGACGGTCCGGCTGGTGGCCACCGATGCGGCCGGCGGGGCCGCCGAGGCCGGCGAGGCCCGCGCCTGGGCGCTGCGGCGGCTGCCGGACGGCTTCACGGCGGGGCCGGCCCCTGCGGACGGTCCGGCCGACGCGATACTGCGGGCGCCCGTGCGCAGCCTGATGCTGCTGGTCAACCGGCGGCTGCTGGACGGCTGGCGGGCGGCGCCCGGACTGCGGCTGAGCGGAGACGCGGAGCTGGTCCAGTACTGGCTGGACCGCCTGGCGTTCGAGTGA